The DNA window CTATATGACTATATATGCTGGAAAGACATAGTTTTGATACAGAACACTATTAAAAgtaaagggaagaggaagaaaaacagagtcATAGATCTTTACTACACTGGTCAGTTTGCTTGCTGCTAAAGGTATCAGTCTCTACAGAACAGGCTGTGCTAGGATCACCCTCAACACTGCAGATAATTGCCAGGCCCATTCTTTCCATTTACCACACTGTATATAAATGGAGTTTGATTCCATCAACTAGACTGCCTGATGGACAAATTAAACAGCTTATAGAACTAAAAGACATAGTGATCTAACATGCACTTTTTGTACGTTTAGAAGTCCTCTGTTTCTGCTTATATGACAGAGCTTCTCACAAAGTTAGTAAAAATTAGGTTATATTTTGTCCACTGCTAGGAGATCACATAGCTAGAGTGCAACAACACATAGCATTGCCATCTTAGCTAGAGGGCTAGAGAGCAGCTTTTGAGAGTACTGTCATTTGGCAGCTTCCAGATGAAGTAAATTATACTCCAAAGACAGGTCTCTTCCCTAGAACCAGGCCCTGCCTGAAGCACTCTGCAGGTACAGCTATGCCAATTATACAATTCTGAAGTAAACACACTTCTTACTTACTTcccagcttttttccccttccaattCTCCCAGAATTAATTAAgactaaatcagaaaaagcaaaagtttGGGAACACGTAGGTTCCTCAAAGCAGGCAACTCTTGCAAGTTGCTAACTAGCCAACTAACAAGTGTTAGCAGCAGTGACTTCACCTACAAGCCAGGTCTGCAAGCAAAGTACATATAGAATGAGGCAAGTTTATTTCCTTCTTGCAAATCACTAGTGGTATGGAGTATTCTATTTGTGAAACCAAAGACTAAGATTGCATGGGCAGGGAAACCTCCTGCATTTCACAAGAATCATCTATTGCAACTCTGAAGAATTCTTTTGAGACTCTAAAAGTAAGAGCTAGTTCTCAGCTGGGGTGGTGCTAGGGCACACTGTCAAAACTGACACTACAATGGGCACACAATACATAGAAGAGGTAGATCTGCCAAGGAAAAGACAGCCTTCTTATGAAAGAGAAATTTTAGTGCAGTAATGCAATTCACAGCTATATGAGAAAAGATGTAGGAAAGCCACTTGTCCTCCTGAAAGACATTCagttccaaaataaaaaaatattattggaaACATGCCTGTTGTGCACACGCAGTGCATCATTTTCCACCCAACTTTTAATCCATATATTGCAAATACAGAATTTTAGTAATATGCTGGAGTCAGGATGCTCTGTTTCAGGTCAGCACATACTGAAATGGTAAGAAGGTCTGATTTGCCTGTACGTTACAGGCTTCAAAACCTGAAACTAAACAGCAGTGAATAAAGACCCAGGTGCCTTTTTCACTCACTGTAAAAACACACAAATGAAAAATCACAAAACATAGTGCTACTGTGAGATGCAATTATTCAGCAAAGATACAAAGTTCTAGTTGAAAGGCTGCACGTTAACTGTGTTGAGTTCAACTTTCCTTTTCCTAAGCCTAAAAAAATGTGACAGCGACTTTGTGAAGATGAACACACATATGGTTTACGTACTATGAATACTCTCTGCCTTCAAAAAGCAAATTTGACAGTGTGTCAGTGCATGAACAAAGATCTTTGTTGTATTGTGCTCTCCTTATCAAGCATTCTGAACCCCTAAAACACAAGTTACTCCAAATTACCATTTGACCAGCAATTTTAGCTCCCATTCAGATCCACTATTTTAGATTGCTGCCCCATCATATTAAAATTGAACACGTTATGTGCATGAATCTGTAGCATCAATTTCTTGATTTGGCAACACCACAAACTTTAAgggttttatttaaagaaatacacatttctctGACTTGTGAGCATATATCACCCATAAAGCTGCTTTATATACTGGAATGGGGACAGAGTTTTCAGTTAAGACGACCCACCCTTTCACCTTAGCTAGCAACCTTCCTGCAGTGTCAGTGGGCTAGAGGGAGGATTCAGTGCCAAAATTCACATTagaagcatttttgaaaaattcttACAAGGATTTTTTCTGGTGCAGATTGACACACACCCAATTTAAACAAGGTCCGCTCTCAAGCTCCATGTATCAACAGCCTTCTTGATTTTTACAGACCTTCTATTGCTAGATTATAAGTgttcatatatgtgtgtgtgttcatgggcacacatatacatgcatatacacaGAACTCAGAGGTTCAACACAAGATTTGCTCGTCTTGTAACCCAGCAACAATGACAAAGGAAGAGATTACAATTCTACCATTAAGATAGAGTTCAAACACCATGTCTGTTACTATCATATATCCTTTTACATATATAACACTTTCTATAGGAAAGAAGTTTCATACATTAAATATTGACAACCTTGTAAtgtattaaatacatatttattcaatattttattaagattattaaaaaaaataatcttagatACTCTTTATTTTCACAAGGTGTATGCAATTATGATGAGTAACCTACACTTAGGCTCTAACAGCCTAATCCAAACCCCATCAACCTTAATGGGCTTTAGATCAAGCGTGTGAGAGCACTGTAACAAACACTGTTTCAGGAGGTAAGTCCCATGCAACATCAAACTATGACAAGACACAAGAGGCTAAAAATGGCTcatcataatttattttatgttaaaatgtacagcttgggggggggggtgttgttttttgcagtttttatttttgtttcttgggtgggttttttgtgtgtgggtttttttttttttttaagtgactgaCTAAAAAGATAACAGATAAATACAAGAGTGTCACTGGGTCCTATTTTTACATGTATCAAGCCTCTTCTGTTCGGCCCTTACAGTCACTCTGTACAGGTACAAAGGCTACAAAAAAGGAAGCAATATAAACAGACACAAATAACTTTTGCCTTTTTACATGCGATCTGTAAGCTTAGTTTGAGCTATTCACACGCTACTgctctattttttcccttaaaaaataaCTCCAATATTTTATAAAGATAGAAAAATCTACAGATGGAATGAAAATGTAAAGTTAGAGGCATTTCCATAAAATAGCAACTTTACACCAaattcactacttttttttttaaatcctgccaAGTATTTGGACATatatgaaaatgtttcaaaacttGACAAATAAACACTGAGATGTTTCAATcaacaaaaaaatgtaacagtATTTATAAAACAGAAAGCTGCCTTTTTTCCTACCCCAGCCCCAAAGAAACTGGTCACAAAAATGGAAAAGTCTCAACTTTACACTAAACATACAGCAATAAAACCCTTTGAACTAACCAAAATGTGAATagcttttgcagctttttttttttaattattttttacaagttttataattaacaaaaatatagttctgttttttttaccCCTCAAACTAGGGTAACCTAATCAaggcaaaaaaattaagaaatggcTTACTGTTAAGCACAACACTTGTACAGTACTACAAAATGCACTGTCACTAACAAAGACATTAGCGGCATGCAGAAGTGTCaccttcagaaacaaaataatacaataaaaGAACTGCTAAAAGGCATTTACAtgtggggaaaggagagaaaaagctcACGATCCAGTACTGTCTGATAGTTTTGGAGTCTATTTATCCACATTTTTAATGGGAGCAGGCACATAAAATGGCTCTGAACCATCAGCTGCTGTGTAATTGCAGTTCATAGAAAGAGTTCTTCCTTTCCAGAGAACTTCAAGctcaatgaaataaaaaatggaaaaccacCTAATTCCCCCCAATGAAGAGAAGTTAAATcccacaagttaaaaaaaaaaaaaaagaaacaaaatacaaaacaagaaataaagaaaaaagaaaaacttgtatAAGGCTTTCTGCTGCATACAGCTTTTAAATGGTGCCAACAAATGTTTTTGCATTCACACCAATTGCTGGTTTTGAAATCGTACTCTCCAAAAGATATTTGTGCAGATCAATCCAATATGCCAGTTTGGTAGTCTGTCTCTCCAAAGGGCCTACCTTCTCATGTAGGATCCATTAAGAGACTGTTTAGACATGCCTGTATTCATGTAGCCATGATGCCCTGGAGGAGTGTACATCATGTTACTGTGGGGTGCTGTCTGCATTGGTTGCTGTGCATATGGCTGAGTTCCCATCATCCCCATCTGCATCTGCATAGGGTACTGGGGTGTTTGATTCATATACCCATGATTACTGTGATATCCACTATTCATCATTGGCTGGGACATACTATAACCATTCATAGCATTAAGGGTATTCATATTCATGTTCACTGAATTGACATTATAAGCTGGGGCTGGCATCAAATTTACACTCATGTTCATACCACGCTGCATCGTTAAGGTCCGCGCAGGCCCTTGCATGGCCACAGTCTGTGAAGCACGCCCATAAATTTGTGGCtgatgggctgcagcagcaggtggcAGAGGCGTGGATTTGGTTCTTACAGAAACATGACCTTTGCTGGCCATCTGAGTCTGCAGTCTTTGGGTGTGAGATATTCCAATATTCGATGAAGTCATATTACGCTGCAAAAGGGGAGGTGGCAAATTCATGGGAGGAGGAGTAAGGTTGGGGGGCGGGGTCATGGTAGCCTGTGCTTGGGGCCCTCCAGGAACAGCATGTGGAGACTGAGAAAGCTGAACAAGACCTGTATTACTTAAGGGGGTGGACAAAGAGGCACTGTTTGCATAGGAAGTTACAGCAGCTGAATGGCTGTAAGGCAAAGAATGATCCATAAGCGTGTTAGTTAACTGTTGCAGTTTGGCAAGGCTGAAGGTGGCAGATGGCTGTGAGTAATGCCCTGCTCCAAATTCACTCTGCCCCATTCTTTCATATAATCCAATGTTGGCATTACCAGTCTCAGGGATTTCAGGTAACTGCATAGGTGGTGTAAAATTAGCGGCCATGCTGCACTGGGATAACTGTTGGTTGCTGCTTGGAGGCCTTTCAACAACACAACCTTGGGGAGATTTTACATTACACGTGGGAGGAGAATTGATGTTTGTTTGTTGCATCATACTGCAGCTTCCATTAATGTTAGACATCTGCTGTGTCACTGCACAGCTACTCTGTGTTAGGTTACTGGATGTAAGGCTACTGTATGAGCAACTGTTTTGAGAAGAGTTGTTTCCACAGATACTACTACCCATTGTAGAATCGTAACTGCTTGGGTTTTCATAGTTTTCTGTTGTGCTCTCAATGCTCCCTAAGTCACTAAACCCACTATCCACAACCTGTTGTGAATGATCAGAAACTGAGGGAACGTCCATCATCGGGCTGGTCTCCATGTTCTGTAGAGACGGCACAGAAATGGCACTTTGATCTGGGCTGATCTGAGCGTAGCTGTTCTCTAAGGGAGCAACATTTGGACTATTAACAGAACGAACTGACTGGCTGGGATGAGAGTGTACAGACGAAACTGGGCTACTATGGTCAGACTGCTGACAATCATCCAGTGTGGTCATTTGGGGACTTTGGTCATTATGGGCATAGTTTTGCAAACTTCTACAGGCCTCTTGAGTCTCTGCACAGTCCTGAAACGTATCTTCATGTTCACTGGCTTCTTGGGTTAGAGACTGTACTGCTTGAACAGTCTCTGAATCAATCTCCATGGTCTCAGTACTCTCTCCCTTGAAATCAGAATGTGATTCTTCACCAGCTTTTTGGTCCTGGTTGTTATCTGTATGATCATCATCAGATTCAGGCACTGGGTCTGAATCTGTAGCAAGTTCTTTCTGGTCACTTTCACACTCATCAGCTGCAAGGTCAACACCACATTCCATTAAGTCTTCCTGATTTGAATTACCAGTTTGAACATTTACGTCTAAAAAAGACTGCTGAGTTTCCAGCATTTCTTTGAAAGCTTCACTAGGCAATTCCTCTTTCTCCACTTCTGTTGAACCCATGTGACTatcatcttcatcatctgcatcatGATCCTCATTGTGAGAAggttcttcatcctcctcctcctcctcctcctgatcaTCCAAATGCACAGACTCCTCTTTTTGCAGAAACACCTCTCctgctttgtctttttcttgatcttttaaattgattccattttcttctacattcctttcttcttccccagctttcaTTGTATcgttttcttgtttttcaaatgGTTCACTGGGTGGACACAGAGGTTCAGGTTCTACCTCTTTTACCTCACCATCTGGTAGTGGTAATACTTCAACAGGCTCTTTAATCCCTTCCTCCGTAACAGCAGGAACTGAGCAGGGCTTGTCTTCAGCAACTTCCTTTTGTTCCTCCACCATCACCTGATAGTCAGGCTCCATAGGAGTCTCGGGTGGAGTGTATAAATTTAGCTTAAAgccaggttttctttctttgctttgcctCCATTTAGAGGGACCACGCTTAACTCCTTTGGGCCAACCCTGTTTACTCTTTAAAGGTTCAAGATTGTCTTTAGTGCTTTCTTCCAACACAGCTACATCCTCTGTATTATCTTAGGAAGCAATAGAGACAAAAGAAAAGTCTTAGCTTGCACAAACTAATcaatattttcaaacataaacTCAAAAGTAATTTATAAACTCAAAATATATTAAGCAGCTCTGGAACAAGAGTTATAAACACATCTCAAACCACAATATAATGACATAATATCTACGGCTCAAACACACTTAAACAGATATATAAAGTTGTTCTTGTTTGGTGGCCTTTTAACAGTTACCATCAGAAGCACTATTGAAACACTAGAAGAATTCCAGAGATTTAAATCACAAGACATGTAAactaaagcaaaaatattgtCCAAATATTTGATTATcaacctttgtttttaaaatagaggTATGCCATCACTTTATAGAGACATTGATCTAATGCATATTCATCTTTTTCAATATTAGTAACATGAGAGTCTGGAGTTTCTTGTTTGACCATTCCAGAGGACAAGCCATAGTAAGCAGATAACCATGCTTTAGTaccaacactgaaaaaaaaaggtggttcaTTCTGGTGTCTTCTCATGGGCAGCATATCATGTCACAACTCACAATACATGACAAAAGGCAAAAGATAACTGAAATTAAACACAGTGCATCAGAACACTAAATCCATTGACTATAAAAAAAACTACCCAAACACATtcactcctctcttctctccccaggTATCACTTACACATACACCAGAAAAAGGGAGAATTCTTAGGATATAACATGCTGCACTTGGGAACATAATAGCTTCAGTGGTAGTCCTTTGCCAAGTTCTGCCTCTCACTGTAGTGTTGTAACACTCTTACAGTCAATTAATATGATGACATGGTCCATGGACAAATACACAGTATCAGTCTAGTTAAAGCAGTGCAAACATGACCACTGGGACATAGCTGGAACACTCTTAATTTGCTACCATTAGTTTAATTCATTtctgctgagaagcaggaaaaagcaaTGATATTCTAATGTACCTGTGCACTGGTTTGTAACAGCACCAACATTCGTAAGCATGGTTGCTCTAGTCACACAAAAGCTGTTCAAAATAGAAATCAGTGCATGATCCTTCAACTAAGGATCACAGAGATTAAACTTCCCATGCAATTATGGAAATACTAAAATAATACCCACTGGCTTCTTAGAGAAAATACATAGACCTAAGAATCTAGTCATTCATTCTGGAATTAAAACTTATAAGCGTAATTTGAGAGCCAGGAGGTCAAGGAATGACTATATGTTCAGAATAGCTCATTAGTAGTTTCACTATCCATCCATTAGCTTTTCTGCCAGGAAATATCCTTGAAGTCAAAACTAGATAAGCAGCTTTGAAAGAACACAGTTAAAACTATCCCCCcctttactgggaaaaaaatagggACCCTAGTACTGAGGACATATTGTGTCCCAGAAACAACAAACATTTCATTGAATTACCAACGATGCTGAATAGAAAGATATTTGTGTAAATCAAATCTTACTTTTTGCTTGTATCCTTTACCAAGGATACAAAACCAGTATTATACAATATTCCAGTGATACCCCTGCTCTGTTGGTAGAAAATGCCCTGTTGCAGGGACATAAAAGTTGTTTTTGGCAACATGACAAGACCTGCATTGCTTCTGAAtgaaaaacatttgctttctgaaCATAAAAAACCAGATTATAATATTAATGGGTCAGAAATAACAAAAGAAGTAAACacaatagaaacaaaacaaaaaaaaatctgaagccaTCCCTGAATTCTAATAAACTACATGAGATTAATGGCTCCAGTAGCACCTCTAAGAGGAAAGCACTATTAAGACTGTAAGATTTTAAGACTGAAATAGCTAAATACATCTTGTTAAAAATTTCCAGATTtatgacaaaaataaacacatcctTTGAAGGCCACCcaacaaattaattttgtgatGATACAACATTTTCAGCTTACTTGTACAATTGTCATCACTCCTGTAACAATGAATGTCTTTCTCCTCCTtgttctgctcttcctcctcctcctgtttctgCTGCCCAGGTTGATAATCAAAAGATTTTCTAATCACAGGCTTCAAGTCATCATCCTCCCCATCCATTTCACAGGTGGGTTCCAGCTGAGGCATGGCACGCTCTTCATCTGAGTTATCAAATGGCTCATTCAACACTTCTGTTGTTTCAGAAATTGTCTCTGTTGTAACACTGCTATTAATCCTTCTGCGTTTACGgccccttttctttttcagtatgaaaGGTCTCTGAAAAAGTAATTCCACAAATATAACTCTTCCTGCATTGCTGTTTATTAGCTGACTCTggatataaataaatacatttttgtgaatTGAGTTTACAATAATCTATTTACTCATTCAAAAAAACAACTTACATTGCACCAAATTCAAATGTAGATAGAATCTAAAAGTAAAATGTctgaacagttaaaataaatgtatctATACATGCACACAAACCTTTCTGTACATGAAAATTAAGATGAGAATTTTCTTCATATTGTAGTGACTTTTACCTTCTTCTGTCAAATAATATTCATCGCAATATTACATAAAATTGTACTTACATGTTATGTTTTTCCTCTGTAGATTTATAATCCCCCCAAAACCTTCACAAGTATCAAAGTTTATTCTTTTACATTTCTGGTTTCTGCTATTTTAGAAATAAGTATGTATACAGAAAAACAGGTAACAGCAAAGGAAGTGCACCTCAAGCTTCACATGGGTCTCACCAATACACTAAAAGAATCCTACAGTTGGctgctataaagaaaaaaaactgttccatagtttatatttctattattatGCATTCTCACAGATTTATAGTTACTTTTAAGTTTGGTCATCTATAGTATAAACAAAGGGACACTCCAGTTCCCTAACTCTCACCAGAGACACCTAAATACATATGCTAAGGTGAGTGTTTTCAAATTTTGGGATGCTTAGTTTACTAATAAGGCATTGAAATAGTTGATTTTTCAATCAAATTAAGAATTAGGTAAACACTGCAGTAATCAGGatttaacatttaaaatctgTTGGAAATTAGAAGAATATGggtaaaaaaacccttttgttttAACagcatttgctttgaaaaagaGTAATCCCCTTTAAGGATTTCCTataataaaaacaacagaaagacaaACACCACAAGCTGGACtccatcttaaaaagaaaaaaggaagaaccaTTAAAATATTGAACCAATACCAATGCCAAACAGCAGAGGGCAATCACTAGTTTAAAAATTAACAGGAAATTCTGATTGTTCTGTGGAAAAtccaaaagatgaaaaaatggatggaggagaaaaaacagaagacaggagTTGTTCAGTGTCCAAACAATATAGAAAGGATTAAAACAGTCTAATAAATGTTTGTAAAAAAACCAGATTGTTATTTTGATTATAACAATTTGATTGAAATCAGAGATGAATGACTTTAAACCAAAGCATTGAAGTAACACACCTTTCTTTTTAGGGCCAGTGACTGTGGCTTTGTCAGCCGGGGAGGTGAACTTTGTTGATTCTCATCCCCGCCATCCTCCTCGCTGCTTTCCTTAGATTGCTCTGTGGATTGCCCTCGCTCCCCCACCACTGCCACACTTTCTGGAGATcgcaaatatttatttttagattgtaCTTTTGCAGGTGATTGCCTACTATTAGTTCTTGTGGAGAATATTTCTTGCTCTTCCTTTTCCCAGCAGCTAGCTTGTTCCATCAGACGCTCAGCCTGAAGGGTTGAGGTTAAAATAACGGGTCACTGAAACAGCATTTACTTAGCCATATCCTTTACGTTCAGCTAAAGAGTTACAATAAGTCAACCCTGATTAGTACTGCTGGCTAACCTAGCAACAACATTTCAGCTGAATCATCTAGTAGCTCCTTTACAACAGTTAGGATAACAAACCAAAGAAGATTGCATTTCATGGGATATTTAGCACTATTAATGATGCAGCGAATTGATTTAAGTCCTTTAGCACTACATTACATGCCCACTGACATGGATCACTTTGAGCAAGTTCATAACACAAAGAATCGATTGACACTGCAGCCCCTGAGCTCTGCACCAAATTTGATCTGATTACATGCTCTTCGACTACCTCAAGAGTGATAAATACGGTTCCATGACAAGTGATTCATGTTTTAAGTTTTCATATTCATCCCCCCAAAGTTACCATGTCTTGCCGCACAGCTTCCAAAAATTGTGCATTACAGTAATATCAGTATCCTCTATCATTAAGCAGCAGTCAAAGTAAAAACTGCTCTATTTAAGACAGCCTAATGTTGAATATTCAGAGTGATGAAATCCAAAGCAAGGGGAATTCAGAGTAAGAAGTTTCTGCTATTacctccttttctgcttctctctcttcttcagaaACTGCAGCATTAGAAACTAACAAAGGAGTCCATCTCAAGCTTTCAGGATCTACTTCATTGATACGTGGATTCGCTTTCAGTTTCTCCATATGACTTGAAATCAGCTTTTCCCTTCTAATAATTACAAATCTACAATCCaataaacagtaatttattttagaaaacgATCTTCTAAAACAACCTTCCTACAGTTTAAATCCTTTTGCACAATAACCTGTGAAAATAGATGAGTAAATAAATGGATACATCAAACTGAAAATATCAGCTGACACTACTGACTGTTTACTAAGAggaagtgagaaaaaaaacaatttatgAAGTGAAAGCTCAATACTAAACATCACTAGGGCAACAGAGACAGAAGTAAAGGTTTTATAGTTGATTACTCTAAATCCATGCAAGAGGTTTAGTGTTAGCACTTCAGTCACTGCCAGAACAATTTCCATGTTTAATATAACATAGAAGCATAAATAGAAAACACTGTGGATCATCAAGTAGAGTGAGAAAGTCATTAATATTACAACTGAAGACTGTTCGGCAACTATCTGGACAAGAGAGCAAGTTAGAAACACAGGTTTTCTAATGAAGCATAAAAGCGTACCTTAGCCCTATGCTgatgcagtagaaaacaattttctaattACTATGAAATGAAGTAGCATATCAACAGTAGGTAAAGACTAACATAATAACACAGTGTGTTAATATACTAGCACATAACCCAAAGTCTCTTGTTACAAATCACAGAataccaagttggaagggacctcaagaatcatctggtctgacctttcttggcaaaaacacagtctagacaagacAGCCCAGCACCCCATCCAGCTgtatcttaaaagtgtccaatgttggggaatgCACAagttccctggggagattattccaatggctgattgttctcattctGAAAAACTTcccttgtgtccaatcagaatctccccaagAGTAACTTGCACCCATTAcaccttgtcttttccatgtgactccttgtaaaaatggagtcttcatcttctttgtagccaccctttaaatagtGGATCATGgtggtaaggtctcccctaagcaCTCTCTTCTCAagactaaacaaacccaaatcTCCTAGCCTTTCCTtacatggcaggcttcccagtcctttgatcaaCTTTGTGGACCTcctctgggccctctccagcctggccacatcttttttgtatagtgggaaccaaaattgaacacagtattccaggtgtgacctgacaagcgctgagtgggataatgacttctttatctctgctggtgatacCCTTACTGATGCAACCaggcatcctgttggctttctttgccacagcagcacactgttcactcatattgagcctgTTGccccaccaggactcccaggtccctttccacagaccTG is part of the Strix uralensis isolate ZFMK-TIS-50842 chromosome 7, bStrUra1, whole genome shotgun sequence genome and encodes:
- the KAT6B gene encoding histone acetyltransferase KAT6B isoform X7, which translates into the protein MAVWKAKELQNTPALSQLLFHLSAFYPTKKTSHELIPSRYVAFVWERKNQIVKKNQKSCCLVQTVGAVEKLCQQKYNVSCIMIMPQYQRQGFGRFLIDFSYLLSRREGQAGSPEKPLSDLGRLSYLAYWKSVILEYLNCHHEKQISIKGMSRATGMCPHDIATTLQQHSMIDKREDRFVIIRREKLISSHMEKLKANPRINEVDPESLRWTPLLVSNAAVSEEEREAEKEAERLMEQASCWEKEEQEIFSTRTNSRQSPAKVQSKNKYLRSPESVAVVGERGQSTEQSKESSEEDGGDENQQSSPPRLTKPQSLALKRKRPFILKKKRGRKRRRINSSVTTETISETTEVLNEPFDNSDEERAMPQLEPTCEMDGEDDDLKPVIRKSFDYQPGQQKQEEEEEQNKEEKDIHCYRSDDNCTNNTEDVAVLEESTKDNLEPLKSKQGWPKGVKRGPSKWRQSKERKPGFKLNLYTPPETPMEPDYQVMVEEQKEVAEDKPCSVPAVTEEGIKEPVEVLPLPDGEVKEVEPEPLCPPSEPFEKQENDTMKAGEEERNVEENGINLKDQEKDKAGEVFLQKEESVHLDDQEEEEEEDEEPSHNEDHDADDEDDSHMGSTEVEKEELPSEAFKEMLETQQSFLDVNVQTGNSNQEDLMECGVDLAADECESDQKELATDSDPVPESDDDHTDNNQDQKAGEESHSDFKGESTETMEIDSETVQAVQSLTQEASEHEDTFQDCAETQEACRSLQNYAHNDQSPQMTTLDDCQQSDHSSPVSSVHSHPSQSVRSVNSPNVAPLENSYAQISPDQSAISVPSLQNMETSPMMDVPSVSDHSQQVVDSGFSDLGSIESTTENYENPSSYDSTMGSSICGNNSSQNSCSYSSLTSSNLTQSSCAVTQQMSNINGSCSMMQQTNINSPPTCNVKSPQGCVVERPPSSNQQLSQCSMAANFTPPMQLPEIPETGNANIGLYERMGQSEFGAGHYSQPSATFSLAKLQQLTNTLMDHSLPYSHSAAVTSYANSASLSTPLSNTGLVQLSQSPHAVPGGPQAQATMTPPPNLTPPPMNLPPPLLQRNMTSSNIGISHTQRLQTQMASKGHVSVRTKSTPLPPAAAAHQPQIYGRASQTVAMQGPARTLTMQRGMNMSVNLMPAPAYNVNSVNMNMNTLNAMNGYSMSQPMMNSGYHSNHGYMNQTPQYPMQMQMGMMGTQPYAQQPMQTAPHSNMMYTPPGHHGYMNTGMSKQSLNGSYMRR
- the KAT6B gene encoding histone acetyltransferase KAT6B isoform X2 gives rise to the protein MVKLANPLYTEWILEAIQKVKKQKQRPSEERICHAVCASHGLDKKTVSEQLELSVQDGSILKVTNKGLASYKDPDNPGRFSSVKPGTIPKSVKGSRGACNELRNVDWNKLLRRAIEGLQEPNGSSLKNIEKYLRSQNDLANIFNNPAFQQRLRLGAKRAVNNGRLLKDGPQYRVNYGSLESKGAPKYSSTFPASLPPVSLLPHEKDQPRADPIPICSFCLGTKESNREKKPEELLSCADCGSSGHPSCLKFCPELTTNVKALRWQCIECKTCSACRIQGKNADNMLFCDSCDRGFHMECCDPPLSRMPKGMWICQVCRPKKKGRKLLHEKAAQIRRRYAKPIGRPKNKLKQRMLSVTSDEGSVNAFTGRGSPGRGQKTKVCTTPSSGHAASVKDSSSRLPVTDPTRPGATTKITTTSTYISASTLKVNKKTKGLIDGLTKFFTPSPDGRRSRGEIIDFSKHYRPRKKVSQKQSCTSLVLATDTEIKLSIKQENTDVFLVGSKDTVTQEDLEVFKQARELSLEKIGCKNTGETSGRYPSVIEFGKYEIQTWYSSPYPQEYARLPKLYLCEFCLKYMKSKNILLRHSKKCGWFHPPANEIYRRNDLSVFEVDGNVSKIYCQNLCLLAKLFLDHKTLYYDVEPFLFYVLTKNDEKGCHLVGYFSKEKLCQQKYNVSCIMIMPQYQRQGFGRFLIDFSYLLSRREGQAGSPEKPLSDLGRLSYLAYWKSVILEYLNCHHEKQISIKGMSRATGMCPHDIATTLQQHSMIDKREDRFVIIRREKLISSHMEKLKANPRINEVDPESLRWTPLLVSNAAVSEEEREAEKEAERLMEQASCWEKEEQEIFSTRTNSRQSPAKVQSKNKYLRSPESVAVVGERGQSTEQSKESSEEDGGDENQQSSPPRLTKPQSLALKRKRPFILKKKRGRKRRRINSSVTTETISETTEVLNEPFDNSDEERAMPQLEPTCEMDGEDDDLKPVIRKSFDYQPGQQKQEEEEEQNKEEKDIHCYRSDDNCTNNTEDVAVLEESTKDNLEPLKSKQGWPKGVKRGPSKWRQSKERKPGFKLNLYTPPETPMEPDYQVMVEEQKEVAEDKPCSVPAVTEEGIKEPVEVLPLPDGEVKEVEPEPLCPPSEPFEKQENDTMKAGEEERNVEENGINLKDQEKDKAGEVFLQKEESVHLDDQEEEEEEDEEPSHNEDHDADDEDDSHMGSTEVEKEELPSEAFKEMLETQQSFLDVNVQTGNSNQEDLMECGVDLAADECESDQKELATDSDPVPESDDDHTDNNQDQKAGEESHSDFKGESTETMEIDSETVQAVQSLTQEASEHEDTFQDCAETQEACRSLQNYAHNDQSPQMTTLDDCQQSDHSSPVSSVHSHPSQSVRSVNSPNVAPLENSYAQISPDQSAISVPSLQNMETSPMMDVPSVSDHSQQVVDSGFSDLGSIESTTENYENPSSYDSTMGSSICGNNSSQNSCSYSSLTSSNLTQSSCAVTQQMSNINGSCSMMQQTNINSPPTCNVKSPQGCVVERPPSSNQQLSQCSMAANFTPPMQLPEIPETGNANIGLYERMGQSEFGAGHYSQPSATFSLAKLQQLTNTLMDHSLPYSHSAAVTSYANSASLSTPLSNTGLVQLSQSPHAVPGGPQAQATMTPPPNLTPPPMNLPPPLLQRNMTSSNIGISHTQRLQTQMASKGHVSVRTKSTPLPPAAAAHQPQIYGRASQTVAMQGPARTLTMQRGMNMSVNLMPAPAYNVNSVNMNMNTLNAMNGYSMSQPMMNSGYHSNHGYMNQTPQYPMQMQMGMMGTQPYAQQPMQTAPHSNMMYTPPGHHGYMNTGMSKQSLNGSYMRR